From Limibacter armeniacum, one genomic window encodes:
- a CDS encoding glycoside hydrolase family 3 C-terminal domain-containing protein, which produces MKRPFTYSIINRLNRKLRAAIIGFCGSVCLTLLMPQVGMSQATEEVDFSFMDTALPLEERADRLVRQMTIEEKIGQLVNSAPAIPRLSVPEYDWWNEALHGVARNGKATIFPQGIAIGASFDPDLAKRVASAISTEARAKYEISQKMGNRSKYAGLTFWTPNVNIFRDPRWGRGQETYGEDPYLTSRIGVAFVQGLQGEDDRYLKTAACAKHFAVHSGPEELRHEFNAEPSKKDLYETYLPAFEALVTEGKVEGVMGAYNAVYGEPACANPFLLQELLRDQWGFDGYVTSDCGAIGGISWKMHYTKTAEEAVAVALKSGTNLNCGGTYLKLKKALEKGLVTEELIHERTVQLFKTRFRLGMFDQASSNPFEKTSSEHIHSETHVQLAREAARKSIVLLKNKNNILPLSKEIKVPYVTGPFANSSDMLMGSYYGISPNLVTILEGISDAVSLGTSLNYRSGALPFQKNINPKNWAPHVAAESDVTICVVGITADMEGEEVDAIASANIGDRKDLKLPQNQIDYIHQLVEYKKGPLILVVASGSPVSLEGIEEHCDAVMQIWYPGEQGGNAVADVLFGDVAPSGKLPITFPKNVAQLPAYEDYSMKGRTYKYMEKEPLFPFGFGLSYTEFEYSNIQVSKQTLKGKEDVTVTCTLKNVGNREADDVAQLYLIPVDENADTPKYLLKRFQRINLKAAESKQLSFTLSPDDFKLFDAEGVKQWMKGKYKLVIGNALPSERSRELGASAPVEALVLLK; this is translated from the coding sequence GGAGGAAAGAGCAGACCGTTTGGTCAGACAAATGACAATAGAGGAAAAAATCGGTCAGTTGGTTAATTCCGCTCCTGCCATTCCAAGGTTAAGCGTTCCGGAATACGATTGGTGGAATGAAGCCTTGCACGGTGTGGCAAGAAATGGGAAAGCGACCATTTTCCCACAAGGGATTGCAATCGGAGCCAGTTTTGATCCTGATCTTGCCAAGCGAGTGGCTTCTGCCATTTCAACTGAAGCAAGAGCGAAGTATGAGATTTCCCAGAAAATGGGTAACCGGAGCAAATATGCAGGACTGACATTCTGGACACCCAACGTCAATATTTTCCGTGATCCAAGATGGGGACGTGGACAGGAAACTTATGGGGAAGACCCTTACCTGACTTCCCGAATTGGGGTGGCTTTTGTACAGGGACTTCAGGGAGAGGATGACCGTTACCTGAAGACGGCGGCTTGTGCCAAGCATTTTGCCGTGCATTCAGGTCCGGAAGAACTCCGTCACGAGTTCAATGCCGAACCCTCGAAAAAAGATTTGTACGAAACCTATCTTCCTGCTTTTGAAGCTTTGGTCACGGAAGGAAAAGTGGAAGGTGTGATGGGCGCCTACAATGCCGTTTATGGAGAGCCTGCCTGTGCCAATCCATTTCTTTTGCAGGAGCTGTTGAGAGACCAATGGGGTTTTGATGGTTATGTGACATCTGATTGTGGTGCCATTGGCGGTATTTCATGGAAAATGCATTATACCAAAACAGCAGAAGAAGCAGTAGCAGTAGCCTTAAAAAGTGGCACTAACCTGAATTGTGGCGGCACTTACCTGAAACTGAAAAAAGCCTTGGAAAAAGGATTGGTAACAGAAGAATTGATTCATGAGCGTACGGTGCAGCTGTTCAAAACCCGATTCAGATTGGGCATGTTTGACCAAGCTTCTTCCAACCCGTTTGAGAAAACAAGTTCGGAGCATATTCACAGTGAGACACATGTGCAGCTTGCCCGTGAGGCGGCTCGCAAGTCTATCGTCTTGCTGAAAAACAAGAACAATATTCTGCCATTGTCTAAGGAAATAAAGGTGCCTTATGTGACGGGACCGTTTGCCAATTCCTCCGATATGTTGATGGGTAGTTACTACGGTATCAGCCCCAATTTGGTAACGATTTTAGAAGGCATCAGTGATGCGGTATCCTTGGGTACATCACTGAATTACAGAAGTGGTGCCTTGCCATTCCAAAAGAACATCAACCCTAAAAACTGGGCGCCGCATGTGGCAGCTGAGTCGGATGTGACCATCTGTGTTGTGGGCATTACAGCGGATATGGAAGGGGAAGAAGTGGATGCGATTGCTTCAGCCAATATTGGTGATAGAAAAGACCTGAAGTTGCCGCAGAATCAGATTGACTATATCCATCAGTTGGTGGAGTACAAAAAGGGACCACTTATTTTGGTCGTGGCAAGTGGAAGCCCTGTCTCACTGGAAGGAATTGAAGAGCATTGCGATGCGGTGATGCAGATTTGGTATCCTGGAGAGCAAGGAGGAAATGCTGTGGCAGATGTCCTGTTTGGGGATGTGGCGCCATCTGGTAAGCTGCCTATCACGTTCCCGAAAAATGTGGCGCAGCTGCCTGCCTATGAGGATTACTCGATGAAGGGAAGAACCTACAAGTACATGGAGAAAGAGCCGCTTTTCCCATTCGGTTTCGGACTGTCTTACACTGAATTTGAATACAGTAATATCCAAGTCAGCAAGCAGACACTGAAAGGAAAAGAAGACGTGACCGTTACCTGTACGCTCAAGAATGTAGGAAACCGAGAGGCAGATGATGTGGCGCAGCTTTACTTGATTCCGGTTGATGAAAATGCGGATACACCTAAATACCTGTTGAAACGCTTTCAACGGATAAACCTGAAGGCTGCAGAAAGCAAGCAACTTTCTTTTACACTCAGTCCTGATGATTTTAAGCTGTTTGATGCGGAAGGAGTAAAGCAATGGATGAAAGGGAAATATAAGCTGGTGATCGGAAATGCTTTGCCATCAGAACGAAGTAGGGAACTGGGAGCATCTGCACCGGTGGAAGCATTAGTTCTCTTAAAATGA